In Dioscorea cayenensis subsp. rotundata cultivar TDr96_F1 chromosome 11, TDr96_F1_v2_PseudoChromosome.rev07_lg8_w22 25.fasta, whole genome shotgun sequence, a single genomic region encodes these proteins:
- the LOC120272251 gene encoding uncharacterized protein LOC120272251 has translation MTDPNWNGAEVIQFNYGLSRSNLWPNQSGRISFFWKGVLSCLPALRSCLSHKISTGKETFFWRDCWINGVAPMHLWPVEYSECRHTNSTIYELRHLLEEQPFIDNEFVRMCSIGVQTADSHSRDIKSWRLTGNGIFSVKSFYNLLIDGGLRCPISRFFWRNWCPRKINLFNWLVWQNRILSLENLARRRCNRLPTATCVMCNGGIETVDHLFIHCSYANLVWDYFIRILRLPQLPLSIQDLWGRWRYGLHSERRAFGDLVAKAIIWNLWIARNDCIFNANILHAQCLIVKIDRMLVSWYSSLTDGPKLKLEEDFNTVRRSLEFLGPRVKAFEETRSSEETLDPSTG, from the coding sequence aTGACGGACCCTAATTGGAATGGTGCGGAGGtgattcaatttaattatgGGTTATCTCGATCGAATCTTTGGCCTAATCAATCTGGAAGAATCtccttcttttggaaagggGTGTTGAGCTGTCTTCCGGCTTTAAGGAGTTGTCTCTCCCACAAAATCTCTACAGGCAAGGAGACATTCTTTTGGAGAGACTGCTGGATCAACGGTGTCGCCCCTATGCATCTTTGGCCTGTCGAGTACAGTGAGTGCCGCCACACTAATAGCACTATCTATGAGCTTAGACACTTATTGGAGGAGCAGCCGTTCATCGACAATGAATTCGTCAGAATGTGTTCTATTGGTGTTCAGACAGCGGATAGTCACTCAAGAgacattaagagttggagaCTTACTGGAAATGGGATTTTCTCGGTCAAATCCTTCTATAATCTTTTAATTGATGGAGGACTCAGATGCCCGATCTCACGATTCTTCTGGAGAAATTGGTGTCCTAGAAAAATCAATCTATTTAACTGGCTTGTGTGGCAAAACAGAATCCTTTCGTTGGAGAACTTAGCTCGAAGGAGATGTAACAGATTACCTACTGCTACGTGCGTCATGTGTAACGGCGGGATTGAAACGGTCGACCACTTGTTTATCCACTGCTCCTATGCCAATCTTGTCTGGGATTACTTCATCAGAATCCTTCGTCTTCCACAGTTACCGTTATCGATTCAGGATCTTTGGGGTCGGTGGAGATATGGTTTGCACTCGGAGAGGAGGGCCTTTGGGGACTTAGTGGCGAAAGCAATAATTTGGAATCTTTGGATAGCTAGGAATGATTGCATTTTCAATGCCAATATTTTGCATGCTCAATGTCTCATTGTGAAAATTGACCGTATGCTTGTATCTTGGTACTCTTCTCTCACAGATGGACCAAAGTTGAAGTTGGAGGAGGATTTCAACACTGTCAGACGAAGCTTAGAGTTCCTTGGCCCTCGTGTGAAGGCATTCGAGGAGACCCGGTCTTCTGAGGAGACGCTCGACCCTAGCACCGGCTAG